TCTGGGACTGCGCGTGCCGTTGGAGAGCGATGCGGTGGAAGTCGACTCGATCGAGAGCGTTTACCCCAATGCCAACTGGCACGAACGAGAAGTGTTCGATTTGTTCGGCGTAGATTTCAAGGGGCATTCTGATCTGCGCCGCATCTTGATGCCCAAGGATTGGGAAGGCCATCCGCTGCGCAAGGATTATCCCTTGGGATACGAAGAAGTCCAATTCAGCTTCAACTTCGACGAAATTGATGATCAAAAGCCGTACGCCAAAGAATAGTGGGATCGGAATCATCGATGGACACTGACGACGCAAAGCAAGCCATGGACACCACACTCGAAGAACTCAGGCACCTGGTCTCCGATCGGGCGCTTGAGGGAGAAACCATGCTGCTCAACATGGGTCCGCAGCATCCGAGCACGCACGGCGTGCTGCGTTTGCTGCTCGAACTCGACGGCGAACGCGTGATCAATTGCGTGCCCGACATTGGCTTTCTGCACACCGGTATCGAAAAGAACATGGAATCCAAGACCTTCCACAAGGCCCTGGTGATGACCGATCGCATGGATTACCTCAACAACCTGGGAAACAACCTGTGTTATTGCCTGGCGATCGAGAAGCTGGTCGATCTGGACGTCCCCGAACGGGCGCAGGTCATCCGTGTCGTCCTGGCCGAGTTGCAGCGCATCGCTTCGCATCTGGTCTTTTTAGCCACCCATGCTTTGGATACGGGTGCGATGTCCGTTTTCCTGTACTGTTTCCGGGAGCGGGAAATCATCCTCGACATTTTTGAAATGTGCTCCGGCGAACGCATGATGACCTCCTTCATCCGTCCCGGCGGTTTGTGGCGGGACGTGCCGGAAGGTTTCGAGGACGCGGTGCGCAACTTCATCCGCATATTCCCCAAACGGCTGAAACAGTACAGCAATCTGTTGAGCAAGAATCCGATCTACCTGAGCCGTTCGAAAGGGATCGGCCCGATTTCAGGCGAAGATGCGGTAAGCTGGGGACTGACCGGTCCGAATTTGCGTGCTGCCG
This Anaerolineales bacterium DNA region includes the following protein-coding sequences:
- a CDS encoding NADH-quinone oxidoreductase subunit C, with protein sequence LGLRVPLESDAVEVDSIESVYPNANWHEREVFDLFGVDFKGHSDLRRILMPKDWEGHPLRKDYPLGYEEVQFSFNFDEIDDQKPYAKE
- the nuoD gene encoding NADH dehydrogenase (quinone) subunit D; this encodes MDTDDAKQAMDTTLEELRHLVSDRALEGETMLLNMGPQHPSTHGVLRLLLELDGERVINCVPDIGFLHTGIEKNMESKTFHKALVMTDRMDYLNNLGNNLCYCLAIEKLVDLDVPERAQVIRVVLAELQRIASHLVFLATHALDTGAMSVFLYCFREREIILDIFEMCSGERMMTSFIRPGGLWRDVPEGFEDAVRNFIRIFPKRLKQYSNLLSKNPIYLSRSKGIGPISGEDAVSWGLTGPNLRAAGVPFDLRKANPYSGYESYDFDVPVGTSGDVFDRYMVRLQEMAQSLRLVEQALDHLPGGPVRSDNRKFVPPPRSEIGTSMEALIHHFKLWTEGFSAPEGAVYVAVESPRGELGCYLAGDGGPKPYRVHFRTPSFAAIQAIPVLVKGFLVADIVAIISSIDPVLGDSDR